The following DNA comes from Bos indicus x Bos taurus breed Angus x Brahman F1 hybrid chromosome 5, Bos_hybrid_MaternalHap_v2.0, whole genome shotgun sequence.
TAGCACTCAACATCATGTTTTTGAAAAACAAGGCATTTCAAAAAGAGAGCCTTCACATACCTATTTGTGTTTGATTAAATAAGAGTTTAGACATCTTCCTTCTCATTTGGTGCTTCTAATCTAAAGCCACTGTGAATTGATAGATACAAAAAGGGTACGTGAATAGCAAAGTATAAATTTCAGACTAAGTCAGAGTTAGATGAAGTGCCAACATCAGATGTACTATCAGGAATAAATGCAGTTTGGGGAGAAAACCACGGTGATTATACCATTGGGATAGATTGGAGGGAAGAAGCCATGATCATAACCAGCCCTAAGTGAGATTAGGGAAGCTATTCTGTCTGAGCAGATGAATTTGGAATATGAAGTTTCTGGAATATTTTGGGAATAAAAAAGACCTGAATATCTTTCTACTGAAGGAAAATCTCACCAAAATCAATGAGCAAGGAATAAATGAAAGACTCTAAAAGAGTTTTTGGTTATTCAACAGCTAACCTATGTCTGTTGTTATTAGGTCCTatgtcagacagtaaagaaagagGTGAATGAAATGGCCGTGGCCGTTGAGGATCTCTTGTTCTAATGGCAGAGACTGGTAAGCTAGCATTAGTTAAACACACGACACGATGTGTGCAGGCAGTGGAGGTATGTAGAGAATGCTCTGGGTGGGTAGAGGAAGAGCATCCCAGCTCACCTGGAGCAAGGGGTGTATCTGGCAGGCTCAAGGAGAGGTTTTAGAGGGAGTATCCTAGAGTTGATTCATGCATGACTAGTGGGGACCAGGCATTGGACATGGTGGAAGAGAGCACTCTAGGCAAAGGAAAGCAGCACTTGTATAGGCACAGAGCCATGAATGAGCTTGATGTTGCGGAACTGCAAGAAATTCAGTGCGACCAGGATGAGGTATTGAGGTAAGGACAGTTAGGCAGGAGCCAGGCAGTGAGGGCTTTATAAGCCACACAGAGTTTGGGCTTTATCCTGAAAGGTGGTTTGCAGCAGAGTGATGTATATGTCATTTAGAAATAGCCCTGTGTCAGAATTTTAGAGAATGGATCATAGAGGGGAAATACTGAGAGTGGAGATACCAGTGAGAAGTTAAGTGTTATAGTCCAGGTGAGAAATGACATGGGCCTGGAAGGGTGATGGTAGTGGAGGTGGAAAGGAAGACCTTTGGGAGAATTGCAGGAATTAAGGCAAAGGGGCTCCAAATTCCTGGGTGCCCCGTTGGGAAGCAGGAAAAGAAACAGGTCTTTGGAAGGAAGACAATTCTGATTTAGGCGTGTTGAGTTTCTGATTTCTACAGTTCATCCGGATACAGATGTCCTGTGAGTGGTTGGGGTATGGAGTTCGGGAGAAAGAATCAAATATCTTTCTAATtttagatttctttatagtctagaTTTCAGAGCTACAGGTAAGTAGATGGTACTTATCACCATGAGTATAGATAAGATTATGGAAATGTAGAGTGAAATGAAAAGAAGGTTGAGGACAGAAACTTAGGCAAGTAAAGAGTCCATAAAAGAGACTAagggatgtttttttttttttttttttttaacatgattgCCAAGTTTAATTCAACAGCTCCACTAACTCCTGCCTTGTAAAAATAACAGAATGCTCCTCTCTGAGGTACACTGTGATGTGAGGCCAGGTTTGTTGTTTTTGATATAGCTCTACAAAAAAGTTGACGTGAAATGCacataaaaaaagttttaaggtttaaaaaataCAGACTAGTAATTTATCAATACACCTTGGAGGTTGAGAATAGGATACTAAGATTTAATAAATCTTCAAATACAGGCAGTCCCCAACATACAGAGCATTTTCCAAATACAAATGGCCTCTCCCATCAGGTTTAAAGGAGCAAAAACCTTTTCTTCTGCTCCTCCAAGTGACTAGACTACCCAGGCTCTCTAAACCCACAACCACGACcccaaggaaggaaaagaggaggggAGATGGGGACCAAGTAAGGCCACGTGGTCACTGCTGCCCAGAGACTCTGTTGTGGttgtttttcctccttcccccaggcCTTGGTCCCCAGCTCTGCCCCAGAAGTCCTTGCCAGGGGACAAATCTAGAGAGCTCCTACCCTCATGTGACCggtgaggctgaggctgaagccCCAAGGGCCAGCACCACATTTGGGTCTTCTTGGTTGGAGCTGTTGGATGCTGTTAATGATTTATGCCCTACTTCATTCCACATAGGATTTGAGGACAGAGGAGTGGTGTGATGGGAGCTCAGGCTGGTCAGTAGTATCAAGTGCCAGCCAGTTGAAATATGACAATGACAAGATGCCTGTTTGAGTTGGCAACTGAGGGATTTGAGGCAGTGAAGAATAGAGAAATTTCCGAGGAGAAATGAGAGTATAATCTGATTTCATTGGTTTGAGGTatgaatgagagaaaatggaCTGATAGCTGACTAATTTTCTGAGAAGGTTGGCTATGAAGAACAAGGCAGCAACACAGAGATGGTAGCACTTAAAAGGGGATTTTTTTAGGAATCCAAATTACAGGCCATCATGCAAACGTTTTTATTGTGGGAATCTAGCCCACCAAGAAATATTAGCCTAGGTAAAATCATTCTGTTGATGTAATTTCTGCTCCTGGTTCTATGAATAAAGAGGGTCAAAAACAAGGATAACAACACCTACCTTCCCCATCTCAAAGAATGATAAAGATCAAAGGAGAGAAGGCACTTTAAGAGATAATATACATCTGGGATAAATCAGAGGAGATGAGGATTCAGAAACTGCCTGGATAACCTGGGGCATCTTCAGAAAGCCCCACACCACTTCTGACCTATAACCTGTCTATGTGAAGTTTTGTGGCTCCCTATGGAATAGGAGCACTTGAATTCCCATCCCTGAGCTGTTCATCTctcctgcttcctccctccctcctaccccaGTACATTGTGAAATGTCATGGCAACACATTGCTGCCCCAGTTCCTGGGGATGTACCGGGTTAGCGTGGACAGTGAAGACAGCTACATGCTCGTGATGCGCAACATGTTTAGCCACCGTCTTCCTGTGCACAGGAAGTATGACCTCAAGGTAAGGAGAGGAGGCGATGGGAGACTCCTGATGGCCTGAGGCGGGGAAAGGCCAGGGAGGGCACTGGATGattcattttaaaggaaagaaggcTGTGGGTTCGAGGACTTGTCTTAGGAGGTAGGTTCCGACTGTTCCTTTAGCCTTTTCTGCTGACTTGGTCTTTGGATCTCTCCACAGGGCTCCCTAGTGTCCCGGGAAGCCAGCGATAAGGAGAAGGTGATATAATTCTAGATGACAGggtgtgaggggtgggggagggtaggTGAAAGGGATCTTCTTAGGATAAAGAGGTAGGGATCCTTGGATATTAATTCTTATCTTAAACcaccaaaaaagagaaatgtaaacttttcctgatccagggactttTTGGAAGGGGCAGTGGGAAGGGCCTTTTTGTCACCGTCTTGGATTTGGGAATGGGTGAAAATGCCAGACTTCAAGAGCAAAATGCTCACCGACCACCTCCCATTCTGAGCTTTCATTCAAGCCAGCTGTCTGTgcttaagaagaagaaagaaaagtcagaatGGAATGTGTGAACTGAAAACCCTAGGTAGAAAGTAGTGGGGTGTGATTTGGGATACAGATGCAGTGACTAAGTCTGGGGTCACCACTAGAGGCAAGAACAGACTCTGGGCAGCCTCCCAGTGTAACGTCAAGTGAGAGGGGTGGCCCCTCTCCCCTAGGGGCCCCAGAGCGAGAGACTGAGCCCTACATAGAGCAGGGTTCACTGGCTGAGATGGTAGGGGAGGACTGTATTCCCAAGATGTCCCTTTACCTGTTCTCAGGTTAAGGAACTGCCCACGCTTAAGGATATGGACTTTCTCAACAAGAACCAGAAAGTTTATATTGGTGAAGAGGAGAAGAAAGTCTTTCTAGAGAAGCTAAAGAGAGATGTGGAGGTGATGATTGGGGTGCTCTGGGAAATgactttgcttctgttttttgcttCCCCCTGGGCAGCTGTCCATTTACAATATGAGGGAACTCATCCCCTTCCCTTGGGGCTCTCTGCCTATAggggatttgggcttccctgatcagttggtaaagaatccacctgcaagcaggagaccctggtttgattcctaggttgggaagatctgctggagaagggataggctacccactccagtattcttgggcttcccttgtggctcagctggtaaagaatccacctgcaatgtgggagacctgggttcaatccctgggttgagaaggtaccctggagaagggaactggctacccactccagtattctggcctagagaattccatggactgtatagtccgtggggccccaaagagttggacaagactgagcaactttgactttcatgAAAACCTAGAGGTGACCTTTGGAGGGGGTGGCTGGTATGAACTGAAAGAATGATCttaaaagaattctttaaaaaacaatgatcTGAGATACCAGGATATTTAGGCAATAAAGGGCAATGGTATGCTCCCAACCCTCCGTATTTACACTTCCTTTCCCCAGGAGGGCCCTGGATAGTCAGAGAGGGAGGTATAAGGGTGGTACATGGGAATGGAGAAAGCCACCTGGGGGTTCTGACCTGCCAGTGGGGTCTCAGTTCCTAGTGCAGCTGAAgatcatggactacagccttcttCTGGGTATCCACGACATCATTCGGGGCTCTGAGCCGGAGGAGGACGGGCCGGTGCGGGAGGAGGAGTCAGAGGGGGATGGGGACTGTGGCCTTACTGGGCCTCCCGCTCCGGTGGGCTCCTATGGCACTTCCCCTGAGGGTATCGGCGGCTACATCCATTCCCACCGGCCCCTGGGCCCTGGAGAGTTTGAATCCTTCATCGATGTCTATGCCATCCGGAGTGCTGAAGGTGAGAGAGAGTCTGGAAATTTTAAGGGCAGGGAGGGTAGTCCCTGGGGGACAGAGACCAGGGTGGTGGATGGAGAGGCTGGTTAGCTTTTCAGAAGAAATCTGACTGGTTCCTGAGGGGAGGGAATTGGGACTATACTTGGTCTTCATCGCTGGTCTCTCTCCCCAGGGGCCCCTCAGAAGGAGGTATATTTTATGGGCCTCATTGACATCCTGACACAGTATGATGCCAAGAAGAAAGCAGCTCACGCAGCCAAAACTGTCAAGCATGGGGTGAGGGTTCCCTGAAGCCTTTCCTTTCCTGTCTTGACTATTCAAGAGCCTCTTGTGCCAGAGCAGTGGGGTGGCAGAAGGATGAAGGGCTGGGTATGGAAATGGTTGGGAGTgggaagaaggggagggcagggagcgGGGGAGGGCTGTGGGGACTGACACTCTGTTCCACACCTTCCTCTCACAGGCGGGGGCAGAGATCTCTACTGTCCATCCTGAGCAATATGCTAAGCGATTCCTGGATTTTATTACCAACATCTTTGCCTAAGAGACTGCCTGAGTTCATGGTGACTGCTGCTCTATGTGTCCGGTGGTTGGGGTCTGAGAGGCATGGGGGAATTGTGGATGTTTTGGCCACtaacttctcttcctcttttgctaACTTCAGGCTACAGTCTGCTTCCATCCAAATAATTCCATCTTGTTGAGTAGGCTCTTCTTGGCCCTCAGAAATACCGATACATTGttttccctccccttccttcccttttctcccttccctctttcctttccccacCAAGTCGCTTGCTTCATTAGAGTGTTTACTATCGACTCTCTCCCAAGTGCCTTGATCTTTGTAAAATGTCCTGTTGTTTTCCATAacagaggaggagctgggggaagggggTTGTTGGCCATCTTCAAGACCTGACTGGACAGATGGACCTGGCTCAAGCAACTTACTCTGGATGCACTTTGCTGTGTGGGATGAACTAAGAGTATCTGAATTTTGCTGATAACTTTATAGAACTTGTTGTGGCATGCTTCCTTCCTAATAGGCCCTGAGATGGAAGATTTTCAAGACACTACAGATGTGGGTgccagcatgcacacacacattaggATATGGCCAGTCTTACCCAGCTGGGGTGGAGAGTGGTTGGTGGGCTGGCAGCTTGTGGAGGTGGGACCTATGAGGACTCCTGTGATTATTTAGGGAATTGGAAGTCTCTGTTGAGGGTTGACTACTCCAATCTCTTCCCTCACTCCACCTACCCTCACTAAAGATGGCCACAGTGTTGAATCCTGGGTGAAGCTGTTTGACTAATGCTGCTCTTCACCAGGATCTCACATCCTTCCTAGGGCCAGATCCCTTCAGTGGGGGTGTggtcagttctggaggctggacggATGAGCCAAGGGAGTAAGGTTCACTCCCTGTGTTGAATTTCCTTTCTTCATGTCTAGCCATCCCGGAGGTTTTAGTCCCAGCAGAAGGGAATACCTCTACTTGGGTTAACCCTGGTCATCTCAAGAGAATGGAAGTCTCACATGGGGGAGCGTCCTCCACTCCCTGAAAGTATgccccttcctcccctgccccttcTCAAACCCTTTTCCCAGTTGGATTTGttattctgttcttttctgtCCATCTTAACTGCTACTGTGTCTCCCAGGGGACAGATGGCCCTCTTTGTCATCTTCACTCTCCACCCCCAGAGAGGAGTCAGAGCCATAACTCAGTCACCCAGCTCTCTCCAAAGAGAGTTGAGCTGATGCATGATATTCTCAGAATGCAATGGACCCTGATGAGCTGGGATAGTTCCCTTCCCC
Coding sequences within:
- the PIP4K2C gene encoding phosphatidylinositol 5-phosphate 4-kinase type-2 gamma; protein product: MASSSVPPTAVPAATAAPGAGFGFASKTKKKHFVQQKVKVFRAADPLVGVFLWGVAHSINELSQVPPPVMLLPDDFKASSKIKVNNHLFHRENLPSHFKFKEYCPQVFRNLRDRFGIDDQDYLVSLTRSPPTESEGSDGRFLISYDRTLVIKEVSSEDIADMHSNLSNYHQYIVKCHGNTLLPQFLGMYRVSVDSEDSYMLVMRNMFSHRLPVHRKYDLKGSLVSREASDKEKVKELPTLKDMDFLNKNQKVYIGEEEKKVFLEKLKRDVEFLVQLKIMDYSLLLGIHDIIRGSEPEEDGPVREEESEGDGDCGLTGPPAPVGSYGTSPEGIGGYIHSHRPLGPGEFESFIDVYAIRSAEGAPQKEVYFMGLIDILTQYDAKKKAAHAAKTVKHGAGAEISTVHPEQYAKRFLDFITNIFA